Proteins found in one Chaetodon auriga isolate fChaAug3 chromosome 12, fChaAug3.hap1, whole genome shotgun sequence genomic segment:
- the odr4 gene encoding protein odr-4 homolog gives MGRGYIVEDAVEGYLSKLCEQAGPVTGLLIGQSSAQRDFVIMATRTPQREESSSASGNSLDKEWVTEHARQVSRMLPGGLSVLGVFIIIDTDAKDTLTTLRQLVFAVENLISSEYLWNPAEDDVTDCITVHVNPKTRKTICRTFDVKDPKSTAKPADWKYQSGVCSSWSMVSCCLNVDMLVPLPDNRIGTENMDKCLKDGLRVWAHQIQSGVCLIDGRMLPEDTELTTGQKRNVRQTHTAQLLITPDDQRLTDVVQHCGGSVSVRGAIHGRAYLHSYKPKARLAEKLLKRDLVSTVAIRVQMLLEELLISEEESKGSSREKQQTEQFCLPHRIFCPVKHGPVCVCDYQFSDEGQSEVTDRLKEMLDIDAAEEDLDTRQETPAEIVQRDVVAEPTVETVEVLEPKRNKYIGVAMATAVALLATAASMLYLSDV, from the exons ATGGGTCGTGGCTATATAGTAGAAGACGCTGTGGAGGGTTATTTGTCTAAACTATGCGAACAAGCGGGTCCAGTAACGGGCCTGCTTATTGGACAG AGCTCAGCCCAAAGGGATTTTGTCATCATGGCAACTCGGACACCCCAAAGGGAGGAGTCTTCTTCAGCATCTGGAAACTCTCTGGACAAGGAGTGGGTGACTGAGCATGCTCGACAG GTGTCTAGGATGCTGCCCGGAGGCCTGTCTGTATTGGGAGTCTTCATCATCATTGATACTGATGCCAAGGACACACTAACCACACTGCGACAG ctgGTCTTTGCAGTGGAAAACCTGATCTCCTCAGAGTATCTGTGGAACCCTGCAGAGGATGACGTCACAGACTGCATCACTGTGCATGTCAACCCCAAAACCAGAAA AACCATCTGCAGAACCTTTGACGTCAAAGATCCCAAG AGCACGGCCAAGCCTGCAGACTGGAAGTACCAGTCAGGGGTGTGTTCTTCCTGGAGCATGGTGTCATGTTGTTTGAATGTGGACATGTTGGTACCACTACCAGACAACAGAATTGGCACAGAAAACATGGATAAATGCCTTAAG GACGGACTGAGAGTGTGGGCACACCAGATTCAGAGTGGAGTTTGTCTGATTGACGGGAGAATGCTTCCAGAGGACACAGAGCTCACAACTGGACAG AAGAGGAACGTGAGACAGACCCACACAGCTCAGCTGCTCATCACACCg GATGACCAGAGGTTAACAGATGTCGTCCAGCATTGTGGAGGCAGTGTGTCAGTCAGAGGAGCGATCCATGGGAGAGCTTACCTACACAGCTACAAACCAAAGGCCAGGCTGGCTGAAAAG ctgctgaagaggGATCTGGTTTCTACGGTGGCCATAAGGGTTCAAATGCTGCTGGAAGAGCTGTTGAtatcagaggaggagagtaagggcagcagcagagaaaagcaacagacag AGCAATTCTGTCTGCCTCATCGAATCTTCTGTCCGGTAAAACAtgggccagtgtgtgtgtgtgactaccAGTTCAGCGACGAGGGCCAGTCTGAGGTGACTGACAGGTTGAAGGAGATGCTGGACATTGATGCAGCCGAGGAAGACTTGGATACCAGGCAGGAAACACCTGCTGAAATCGTGCAGAGAGATGTTGTGGCAG AGCCCACTGTGGAAACTGTTGAAGTACTGGAGCCCAAGAGGAACAAATACATTG GTGTTGCCATGGCTACTGCTGTCGCCCTACTTGCCACTGCTGCCTCGATGCTCTATCTCAGTGATGTTtaa